In one window of Skermanella rosea DNA:
- a CDS encoding 5-oxoprolinase subunit C family protein, producing MADLIVLQPGPQATIQDLGRVGWQRFGIAAAGAMDPPSLRAANLLAGNPPGAAAVEFTLAGGEYEAEGATLRLAVAGGDFQVAVDGEPVPPWTGFDLEPGQRLRIGAARDALRGYLAVGGGFALAPQLGSLSTHVRSGLGGLEGRALRAGDRLPLAAGAVPAGPPLALDPQGLPPRREVLRVVLGPQDDHFTAAGIETFLTGAYAVTADADRMGYRLNGPEIEHAGGFNIISDGIAAGSVQVPGTRQPIVLLADRQPTGGYPKIATVITPDLPSLAQARAGDAVRFQAVDPAEAVAIRRNWEAMLGRMGEWLAPAGAGRELDSERLLGINLVGGVVDGLA from the coding sequence ATGGCCGATCTGATCGTCCTTCAGCCCGGTCCCCAGGCCACGATCCAGGATCTCGGCCGCGTCGGCTGGCAGCGCTTCGGGATCGCCGCGGCCGGAGCCATGGACCCGCCGTCGCTGCGCGCCGCCAACCTGCTGGCCGGCAATCCACCCGGGGCCGCCGCGGTCGAGTTCACCCTGGCGGGCGGGGAGTACGAGGCAGAGGGGGCCACGCTGCGCCTGGCCGTCGCGGGCGGGGATTTCCAGGTCGCCGTGGACGGCGAGCCGGTGCCGCCCTGGACCGGCTTCGACCTGGAGCCGGGGCAGCGCCTGAGGATCGGCGCCGCCCGCGACGCGCTCCGCGGATACCTGGCGGTCGGCGGCGGCTTCGCCCTGGCGCCGCAACTGGGCAGCCTGTCCACCCATGTCCGCTCCGGCCTGGGCGGGCTGGAGGGCAGGGCGCTCCGGGCGGGGGACCGTCTGCCGCTGGCCGCCGGCGCGGTGCCCGCGGGTCCGCCGCTCGCCCTCGACCCGCAGGGGCTGCCGCCCCGGCGGGAGGTGCTGCGCGTGGTGCTGGGGCCGCAGGACGATCATTTCACGGCCGCCGGGATCGAGACCTTCCTGACCGGTGCCTATGCCGTGACGGCCGATGCCGACCGCATGGGCTATCGGCTGAACGGGCCGGAGATCGAGCATGCCGGCGGGTTCAACATCATCTCCGACGGGATTGCCGCCGGCAGCGTCCAGGTTCCCGGCACCCGCCAGCCCATCGTGCTGCTGGCCGACCGCCAGCCGACCGGGGGCTATCCCAAGATCGCGACCGTCATAACGCCCGACCTGCCGTCGCTGGCCCAGGCGCGTGCGGGCGACGCGGTCCGGTTCCAGGCCGTCGATCCGGCCGAGGCGGTGGCGATCCGCCGGAACTGGGAGGCGATGCTCGGCCGGATGGGAGAATGGCTGGCCCCGGCGGGCGCGGGGCGGGAGCTGGACAGCGAGCGCCTGCTCGGCATCAACCTGGTGGGTGGCGTGGTGGATGGGCTCGCCTGA
- the pxpB gene encoding 5-oxoprolinase subunit PxpB produces MAGTASGTACDKPRFLPAGDAALTVEFGAAIDGEINGRVLALDAVLAEAALPGVVETVPTYRSLLVQFDPAVLTHAELAAAMAALGPAPDGGKAAARRWTIPVAYGGEHGIDLEEVARHHGITAEEVVRLHLSGDYRVYMIGFAPGFAYLGGLSEALHTPRRRDPRMRVPAGTISIGGMQAAVCSTPIPSGWHLLGRTPVRGFDLRRPDPFLFRPGDRIRFVRIDAEEFGRLDALAEAGGYLPEPDGPAGGSAGGED; encoded by the coding sequence ATGGCCGGAACCGCATCCGGCACGGCTTGCGACAAGCCGCGTTTCCTGCCCGCGGGCGACGCCGCGCTGACGGTCGAGTTCGGCGCCGCGATCGACGGGGAGATCAACGGCCGCGTGCTGGCGCTCGACGCGGTCCTGGCGGAGGCGGCCCTGCCCGGCGTGGTCGAGACGGTGCCCACTTACCGCTCGCTGCTCGTCCAGTTCGATCCGGCCGTGCTGACCCATGCCGAGCTGGCGGCGGCGATGGCGGCCCTTGGACCCGCCCCCGATGGCGGGAAGGCCGCGGCGCGGCGCTGGACCATCCCGGTCGCCTATGGCGGCGAGCACGGCATCGACCTGGAGGAGGTCGCCCGCCACCACGGCATCACGGCGGAGGAGGTCGTCCGGCTCCACCTGTCCGGCGACTACCGGGTCTACATGATCGGGTTCGCGCCCGGCTTCGCCTATCTGGGCGGATTGTCGGAAGCGCTGCACACGCCGCGCCGGCGCGATCCCCGGATGAGGGTGCCGGCCGGGACCATCTCCATCGGCGGCATGCAGGCCGCGGTCTGCTCGACCCCGATCCCATCGGGATGGCACCTGCTGGGGCGGACGCCGGTCCGGGGATTCGACCTGCGGCGGCCCGACCCCTTCCTGTTCCGGCCCGGGGACCGGATCCGCTTCGTCCGGATCGACGCGGAAGAGTTCGGCCGGCTGGATGCGCTGGCGGAGGCCGGCGGCTACCTGCCGGAGCCGGACGGACCTGCCGGCGGGTCCGCGGGAGGGGAGGATTGA
- a CDS encoding TRAP transporter large permease has translation MDPLILSAVLIVLLLLLLASGIWVALSLLAVGLIAMVFFTSAPSGLVMATTVWGASASWTLTALPLFIWMGEILFRTRLSEDMFQGLAPWMARLPGRLMHVNIVGCGIFAAVSGSSAATCATIGRMSLPELKRRGYDERMSIGTLAGSGTLGLLIPPSIIMIVYGVAADVSIGRLFIAGVLPGILLIALFMGYVVVWSLMNPDRTPPGGPAMTLGERLRASRRLIPVVVLIAAVIGSIYSGIATATEAAALGVAGALVLSAASGTLTWNSFRESLMGAMVTSSMIAFILAGAAFLTVAMGFTGIPRVLAQFINDLGLSPLALLAALTVFFVLLGCFLDGISMVVLTTSVVMPMVQAAGIDPLWFGIYIVLVVEMAQITPPVGFNLFVLQGLTGRDILYVARAALPFFLILVVAIVLVTVFPGIVTWLPAQMIGG, from the coding sequence TTGGACCCCCTGATCCTCTCCGCCGTCCTGATCGTCCTGCTGCTGCTCCTGCTCGCCAGCGGCATCTGGGTGGCGCTGTCGCTGCTGGCGGTCGGGCTGATCGCCATGGTGTTCTTCACCTCCGCCCCGTCGGGGCTGGTCATGGCGACCACCGTGTGGGGGGCCAGTGCCAGCTGGACGCTCACCGCCCTGCCGCTGTTCATCTGGATGGGCGAGATCCTGTTCCGCACCCGCCTGTCGGAGGACATGTTCCAGGGGCTGGCGCCCTGGATGGCGCGGCTGCCCGGCCGGCTGATGCATGTCAACATCGTGGGCTGCGGGATCTTCGCCGCGGTGTCCGGCTCCTCCGCCGCGACCTGCGCCACGATCGGCCGGATGTCGCTGCCCGAGCTGAAGCGGCGCGGCTACGACGAGCGGATGAGCATCGGCACGCTGGCCGGTTCCGGGACCCTGGGGCTGCTGATCCCGCCGTCGATCATCATGATCGTCTATGGCGTGGCGGCCGACGTGTCGATCGGCCGGCTGTTCATCGCCGGGGTGCTGCCCGGCATCCTGCTGATCGCCCTGTTCATGGGCTATGTCGTGGTCTGGTCGCTTATGAACCCGGACCGCACGCCGCCGGGCGGGCCGGCGATGACCCTGGGCGAGCGGCTGCGGGCCTCGCGCCGGCTGATCCCGGTGGTGGTGCTGATCGCCGCCGTGATCGGCTCGATCTATTCCGGGATCGCCACCGCGACCGAGGCGGCGGCGCTGGGCGTCGCCGGAGCCCTGGTGCTGTCCGCGGCGTCGGGGACGCTGACCTGGAACAGCTTCCGGGAAAGCCTGATGGGCGCCATGGTCACCTCCAGCATGATCGCCTTCATCCTGGCCGGGGCCGCCTTCCTGACGGTCGCCATGGGCTTCACCGGAATCCCGCGCGTGCTGGCCCAGTTCATCAACGATCTCGGCCTGTCGCCCCTGGCGCTGCTGGCGGCGTTGACGGTGTTCTTCGTGCTGCTGGGCTGCTTCCTCGACGGGATTTCCATGGTGGTGCTGACCACGTCGGTCGTCATGCCGATGGTCCAGGCCGCCGGGATCGATCCGCTGTGGTTCGGGATCTATATCGTGCTGGTGGTCGAGATGGCCCAGATCACCCCGCCGGTGGGGTTCAACCTGTTCGTGCTGCAAGGGCTGACCGGGCGGGACATCCTGTATGTCGCCCGGGCGGCCCTGCCGTTCTTCCTGATCCTGGTCGTCGCCATCGTTCTGGTCACAGTCTTCCCCGGCATCGTGACCTGGCTGCCGGCCCAGATGATCGGCGGCTGA
- a CDS encoding TRAP transporter small permease: MRRLLDGLYRLCGWLAAFFLVAIAVLILLQVGGRLVGVLIPSSDDLAGFAMAASSFLGLAYALRAGGHIRVSLVLQRLSGGPRRWAELWCLAAGSLLTGYFAWYSGAMTWEFFTFGDVSPGLLPIPLWIPQSTMTLGLALICVALVDDLVAVAKGRPASYEGAEGDLLESEKLAAGPDAKL, encoded by the coding sequence ATGCGCAGGCTTCTCGACGGGCTGTACCGGCTGTGCGGCTGGCTCGCGGCCTTCTTCCTGGTCGCGATCGCCGTGCTGATCCTGCTCCAGGTCGGCGGACGGCTGGTCGGGGTCCTGATCCCGTCCAGCGACGACCTGGCCGGATTCGCCATGGCGGCCTCGTCCTTCCTGGGACTGGCCTACGCGCTGCGGGCCGGCGGCCACATCCGGGTCAGCCTTGTCCTGCAGCGCCTGTCCGGCGGCCCGCGCCGCTGGGCGGAGCTGTGGTGCCTGGCCGCGGGAAGCCTGCTGACCGGCTACTTCGCCTGGTACAGCGGCGCCATGACGTGGGAATTCTTCACCTTCGGGGACGTCTCGCCGGGGCTGCTGCCGATCCCGCTGTGGATCCCCCAGAGCACCATGACCCTGGGCCTGGCGCTGATCTGCGTGGCGCTGGTCGACGACCTCGTCGCGGTGGCGAAAGGACGGCCCGCCAGCTACGAGGGGGCCGAGGGCGACCTGCTCGAGTCCGAGAAGCTGGCGGCCGGCCCCGATGCGAAGCTCTGA
- a CDS encoding TRAP transporter substrate-binding protein yields MRRLMTAAVAAASLAASFMVSGAMSTAAWAQTKWDLPTAYPDSNFHTQTLRWFADEVRRATDGQLDITLHSNASLFKMPEIKRAVQTGQVPAGEILLSAYGNEDPLFEADAIPFLAAGYPAARKLYEVQKPLLEKRLADQGIRLLYSVAWPGQGIYTKREIAKVGDFRGIKFRAYNAATARLAELLGAAPTTVQQAEVPQAFATGVVDAMITSGATGVDTKAWEFSKFYYDTSAMHPRNIVMVGERAWRRLPEEVRTSVLEIAAKAEARGWAESERIAEETKKTMGQNGLTIVTPSEALMGDVRAVGRTMVDEWVKKAGADGQKIADALK; encoded by the coding sequence ATGCGACGTTTGATGACCGCTGCCGTGGCTGCAGCAAGCTTGGCGGCGAGCTTCATGGTATCCGGGGCGATGTCCACGGCGGCCTGGGCCCAGACCAAGTGGGACCTGCCCACGGCCTATCCCGACAGCAACTTCCACACGCAGACGCTGCGCTGGTTCGCCGACGAGGTCCGTCGCGCCACCGACGGGCAACTCGACATCACGCTGCATAGCAACGCCTCGCTGTTCAAGATGCCGGAAATCAAGCGGGCGGTCCAGACGGGCCAGGTGCCGGCCGGCGAGATCCTGCTGTCCGCCTACGGCAACGAGGACCCGCTGTTCGAGGCCGACGCCATCCCGTTCCTGGCGGCGGGCTATCCGGCGGCGCGCAAGCTGTACGAGGTGCAGAAGCCGCTGCTGGAGAAGCGCCTGGCCGACCAGGGCATCCGGCTGCTCTACTCGGTCGCCTGGCCGGGGCAGGGCATCTACACCAAGCGGGAGATCGCCAAGGTCGGCGATTTTCGCGGCATCAAGTTCCGCGCCTACAACGCCGCCACCGCCCGGCTGGCCGAGCTGCTGGGCGCCGCGCCGACCACCGTGCAGCAGGCCGAGGTGCCGCAGGCCTTCGCGACCGGCGTGGTCGACGCGATGATCACGTCGGGCGCCACCGGCGTGGACACCAAGGCGTGGGAGTTCTCCAAGTTCTACTATGACACCTCGGCCATGCACCCGCGCAACATCGTGATGGTCGGCGAGCGCGCCTGGCGCCGCCTGCCCGAGGAGGTGCGGACCAGCGTGCTGGAAATCGCCGCCAAGGCGGAGGCGCGCGGCTGGGCCGAGAGCGAGCGGATCGCCGAGGAAACCAAGAAGACCATGGGCCAGAACGGGCTGACCATCGTCACGCCGTCGGAGGCCCTGATGGGCGACGTCCGCGCGGTCGGCCGCACCATGGTCGACGAGTGGGTCAAGAAGGCCGGGGCGGACGGGCAGAAGATCGCCGACGCGCTGAAGTAA
- a CDS encoding response regulator, whose amino-acid sequence MDHKTRLIVAENDPLIAWAVRFGLMDLGYEVCAWADTAPDAVRLAELHRPDVAVVDGGLSDRNEGIDAAREISGRLGIPVVICRGNAIDEVIGSSRGESPAAGWVSKPYRISDLDRLIAAAARH is encoded by the coding sequence ATGGACCATAAAACCCGCCTGATCGTTGCGGAAAATGATCCCCTGATCGCCTGGGCCGTGCGATTCGGACTGATGGATCTCGGTTACGAAGTCTGCGCCTGGGCCGATACCGCCCCGGACGCCGTACGGCTGGCCGAGCTGCACCGCCCGGACGTGGCCGTCGTGGACGGCGGCCTCTCCGACCGGAACGAGGGCATCGACGCCGCCCGCGAAATCTCGGGCCGGCTCGGGATTCCCGTGGTGATCTGCCGCGGCAACGCGATCGACGAGGTGATCGGATCCTCCCGCGGCGAGTCGCCTGCGGCGGGGTGGGTCTCCAAGCCTTACCGAATCAGCGACCTGGACCGCCTCATCGCGGCCGCCGCCCGGCATTAA
- the mobA gene encoding molybdenum cofactor guanylyltransferase MobA, translating into MTGSKAEEVVGVLLAGGLSRRMGGGDKTLRLLAGRSILDRIIDRVRPQVGRLVLNANGDPTRFAMTGLEVVPDVVPDYAGPLAGVLSGLDWAAENVPGARWVASFATDAPFQPADLVERLRAAAEREGADMACARSGGREHPVFGLWPVHLRHDLRRAMIEEQIRKVDVWTARYRLAIADFDADRVDPFFNTNRPDDLAEAERLVEGGLVD; encoded by the coding sequence ATGACGGGGAGTAAAGCGGAGGAGGTCGTCGGCGTGCTGCTGGCCGGAGGGCTGTCGCGCCGCATGGGCGGCGGCGACAAGACGCTGCGGCTGCTGGCCGGCCGGTCGATCCTGGACCGGATCATCGATCGCGTCCGGCCCCAGGTGGGCCGGCTCGTGCTCAACGCCAACGGCGACCCGACGCGATTCGCCATGACCGGGCTGGAGGTCGTCCCCGACGTGGTGCCGGACTATGCCGGGCCGCTGGCCGGCGTGCTGAGCGGGCTGGACTGGGCGGCGGAGAACGTCCCCGGCGCCCGCTGGGTCGCGAGCTTCGCGACCGACGCGCCGTTCCAGCCGGCCGACCTGGTGGAGCGTCTGCGCGCCGCCGCGGAGCGGGAGGGCGCCGACATGGCCTGCGCCCGGTCCGGCGGGCGCGAGCACCCCGTGTTCGGCCTGTGGCCGGTCCATCTGCGCCACGACCTGCGCCGGGCCATGATCGAGGAGCAGATCCGCAAGGTCGATGTCTGGACGGCGCGGTACCGGCTGGCGATCGCCGATTTCGACGCCGACCGGGTCGATCCCTTCTTCAACACCAACCGCCCCGACGATCTTGCGGAAGCGGAGCGGCTGGTGGAGGGTGGTCTCGTCGATTAA
- the fdhD gene encoding formate dehydrogenase accessory sulfurtransferase FdhD — MEESPKEEFVVRPDPADPRLTKRVAGIDQTGAPIETSVTVERPLTLFLNGQEIVTMMTICDYPEYLALGYLLNQNMLRTDDRVTDIVYDDEIETVVVRTERPTDFEQKLKKKTLTSGCAQGTVFGDLMEKFGDIRLSSTARLKTSWLAALTRKINTAPSLYLEAGAIHGCVLCQEDRPLVYMEDVGRHNAVDKVAGYMWRHGLGPEDKIFYTTGRLTSEMVIKTVQMGIPILVSRSGFTAWGVELAREAGLTLIGRARGRRFVALAGEERIEFDLASGEGDDEPAAHRRKGSRGDDGE, encoded by the coding sequence ATGGAAGAGTCCCCCAAGGAAGAATTCGTCGTCCGCCCGGATCCCGCGGACCCGCGCCTGACGAAGCGGGTCGCCGGCATCGACCAGACCGGCGCCCCGATCGAAACCTCGGTCACCGTCGAGCGCCCCCTGACCCTGTTCCTCAACGGTCAGGAGATCGTCACCATGATGACGATCTGCGATTATCCCGAGTACCTGGCGCTGGGATACCTGCTGAACCAGAACATGCTGCGCACCGACGACCGCGTCACAGACATCGTCTATGACGACGAGATCGAGACGGTGGTGGTGCGGACCGAGCGCCCGACCGACTTCGAACAGAAGCTGAAGAAGAAGACGCTGACCTCCGGCTGCGCCCAGGGCACGGTGTTCGGCGACCTGATGGAGAAGTTCGGCGACATCCGCCTGTCCTCCACCGCGCGGCTGAAGACCTCCTGGCTGGCGGCGCTGACCCGCAAGATCAACACCGCGCCCAGCCTCTACCTGGAGGCCGGCGCGATCCATGGCTGCGTCCTGTGCCAGGAGGACAGGCCGCTTGTCTATATGGAGGATGTCGGCCGCCACAACGCCGTGGACAAGGTGGCGGGATACATGTGGCGGCACGGCCTGGGGCCGGAGGACAAGATCTTCTACACGACGGGCCGCCTGACCTCGGAAATGGTGATCAAGACGGTGCAGATGGGCATTCCCATCCTGGTGTCGCGCAGCGGCTTCACCGCCTGGGGCGTGGAACTGGCGCGCGAGGCCGGGCTGACGCTGATCGGCCGCGCCCGGGGGCGCCGCTTCGTGGCGCTGGCGGGGGAGGAGCGGATCGAGTTCGATCTCGCCTCGGGCGAGGGCGACGACGAGCCCGCCGCGCACCGCAGGAAGGGGAGCCGGGGCGATGACGGGGAGTAA
- a CDS encoding lytic murein transglycosylase — protein MGLKTSHIIFLAAAVVASAGCSSAGGEPLPVPGIKPPPGVADQAAPLTADPAAQEADFQTWLAGFRADARAAGVGPATVDRSLSGLRVLPEVLASDSSQPEFVRPVWSYLDGAVSETRITRGREQLSVQRGLLSGVERDYGVPPEIVVAIWAMESNFGGNMGSYNVVEALATLAWHGRRADFWREQLLEALRIIDRGDAPQGRLVGSWAGAMGHTQFIPTTYAGHAVDRDGDGRRDLWNSLPDVFGSTAGYLRDVGWRAGEPWGAEAVLPAGFDYELADMSVRKPVAEWRRLGVRQATGTRALPDQAEAAILLPAGHRGAAFLVMNNFRSILRYNNSSSYALAVSYLSDRMAGRPGVQGSWPRDERPLSRDERFELQRLLGARGLPVGNPDGIIGANTRGAIRAFQKSQNLPADGFASSTLLDRLRTTASAS, from the coding sequence ATGGGACTGAAGACTTCACACATCATCTTTCTGGCCGCCGCGGTCGTGGCGTCGGCGGGCTGTTCCTCGGCGGGGGGCGAACCCCTGCCCGTTCCGGGCATCAAGCCGCCGCCGGGCGTCGCCGACCAGGCGGCACCCCTGACGGCGGACCCCGCGGCGCAGGAAGCCGACTTCCAGACATGGCTGGCCGGATTCCGGGCCGATGCGCGCGCCGCCGGGGTCGGCCCGGCGACGGTGGACCGCAGCCTGTCCGGATTGCGCGTGCTGCCCGAAGTGCTGGCCTCGGACAGCAGCCAGCCGGAATTCGTCCGTCCGGTCTGGAGCTATCTCGACGGCGCCGTCAGCGAGACCCGGATCACCCGCGGCCGCGAACAGCTCTCCGTGCAGCGCGGCCTGCTCTCGGGCGTCGAGCGCGACTACGGGGTGCCGCCCGAGATCGTCGTCGCGATCTGGGCGATGGAGAGCAATTTCGGCGGCAACATGGGCAGCTACAACGTGGTCGAGGCGCTTGCCACGCTCGCCTGGCACGGCCGCCGGGCCGATTTCTGGCGCGAGCAGCTTCTGGAGGCGCTCCGCATCATCGACCGGGGCGACGCGCCGCAGGGGCGGCTGGTCGGCTCCTGGGCCGGCGCCATGGGCCATACCCAGTTCATCCCGACGACCTATGCCGGCCACGCGGTGGACCGCGACGGCGACGGCCGGCGCGACCTGTGGAACAGCCTGCCCGACGTGTTCGGCTCGACCGCGGGATACCTGCGGGACGTCGGCTGGCGCGCGGGCGAACCCTGGGGCGCCGAAGCCGTGCTGCCCGCCGGATTCGACTACGAGCTGGCCGACATGTCCGTGCGCAAGCCCGTCGCGGAATGGCGCCGCCTCGGCGTCCGGCAGGCAACCGGCACGCGCGCTCTGCCCGACCAGGCCGAGGCGGCGATCCTGCTGCCCGCCGGCCACAGGGGTGCTGCGTTCCTGGTGATGAACAATTTCCGCTCGATCCTGCGCTACAACAACTCCAGCAGCTACGCGCTGGCGGTCTCCTACCTGAGTGACCGCATGGCCGGCCGGCCGGGGGTCCAGGGCAGCTGGCCGCGCGACGAGCGCCCGCTCAGCCGCGACGAGCGGTTCGAGCTTCAGCGCCTGCTGGGCGCGCGCGGCCTGCCGGTCGGCAATCCCGACGGCATCATCGGCGCCAATACCCGGGGGGCGATCCGGGCCTTCCAGAAGTCGCAGAACCTTCCCGCCGATGGCTTCGCGTCAAGCACGCTGCTGGACCGGCTGAGGACGACGGCTTCGGCGTCCTGA
- a CDS encoding S41 family peptidase, whose product MSRTRVALVASLLLFAPLQAWGQTEAASAEEMSRSQALNLFNAAFADLRAGYVDQVDADSLVEAAIGGLLASLDPHSKYLNPDRYAENKAQNSGEFGGVGVEMAVENGLVKVLAPIEDSPAFRAGVLAGDLFTHINGQPVRGVTLSEAMDRMRGSVGTPLTVTIQRGPDGKTFELTLVREMVKSPAVRWRVEGTVGYIKISGFTQQTQPGLEKALAALDAQLGDRLTGYVVDLRDNPGGLVKQAISVCDSFLDQGEIVSTRGRGALSERRYWATPGDLARGKPIVLLVNGRSASASEIVAGALQDQRRAVVLGSQTFGKGSVQTITPLSNRGATRMTTARYYTPSGRSIQALGITPDVVVEAAKVMPVGARSGAGIQAGAKPEDYQLTRALDIVRGAAMFAAPSQAASQQAELVR is encoded by the coding sequence ATGAGCCGGACCCGCGTCGCCCTCGTCGCTTCCCTGCTTCTGTTCGCCCCGCTCCAGGCCTGGGGGCAAACGGAGGCGGCATCGGCGGAGGAGATGTCCCGGTCGCAGGCGCTGAACCTGTTCAACGCCGCCTTCGCCGATCTGCGGGCCGGGTATGTGGATCAGGTCGACGCCGATTCGCTGGTGGAGGCGGCCATCGGAGGGCTGCTGGCGTCGCTCGATCCCCATTCCAAATACCTCAATCCAGACCGCTATGCGGAGAACAAGGCGCAGAACAGCGGCGAATTCGGCGGCGTCGGCGTCGAGATGGCGGTCGAGAACGGGCTGGTAAAGGTGTTGGCCCCGATCGAGGACTCGCCGGCTTTCCGCGCCGGCGTACTGGCCGGCGACCTGTTCACCCACATCAACGGCCAGCCGGTCCGCGGCGTCACCCTGAGCGAGGCGATGGACCGCATGCGTGGCAGCGTCGGCACGCCCCTGACGGTGACGATCCAGCGCGGTCCGGACGGCAAGACCTTCGAGCTGACCCTGGTGCGCGAGATGGTCAAGAGCCCGGCGGTGCGCTGGCGGGTGGAAGGCACCGTCGGATACATCAAGATCAGCGGTTTCACCCAGCAGACCCAGCCGGGCCTGGAGAAGGCCCTGGCGGCGCTGGACGCACAGCTAGGCGACCGGCTGACCGGCTATGTGGTCGATCTGCGCGACAATCCGGGCGGGCTGGTCAAGCAGGCGATCTCGGTCTGCGACAGTTTCCTCGACCAGGGGGAGATCGTCTCGACGCGCGGCCGCGGCGCGCTGTCGGAGCGGCGCTATTGGGCGACGCCCGGCGACCTCGCCCGCGGCAAGCCCATCGTCCTGCTGGTCAACGGCCGCAGCGCCTCCGCCTCGGAGATCGTCGCGGGCGCCCTGCAGGACCAGCGCCGGGCCGTCGTCCTGGGCAGCCAGACCTTCGGCAAGGGGTCGGTCCAGACCATCACGCCGCTGTCCAACCGGGGGGCGACGCGGATGACCACGGCGCGCTACTACACGCCGTCGGGCCGCTCGATCCAGGCGCTGGGGATCACGCCGGATGTCGTCGTGGAGGCGGCAAAGGTGATGCCGGTGGGCGCCCGGTCCGGGGCGGGCATCCAGGCCGGGGCCAAACCCGAGGATTACCAGCTGACCCGGGCGCTCGACATCGTGCGCGGGGCCGCGATGTTCGCAGCCCCCTCACAGGCCGCATCCCAGCAGGCGGAGTTGGTGCGCTAG
- a CDS encoding RpnC/YadD family protein: MANGYDATVKELVWAGAPALLRMLAGDRVASFLSAEFSSVRQRRPDMVAELDGGGLFHVEFQVGREDMAWRMLEYYALISRHHGGAPVTQLVLHLGERGEDGPPGIRHPNLTFRYEVRYIADLDAGPLLDSPAPEDAVLAILCRCDDIRERVRRILARLAPLPRRERSDAAAKLLILSQLRRATPVVKEELETMAIQFNIKEHPYLSEIFAQGLEEGKAEGEAKGRAEALLRLIERRHVAVSEETGRRIRAGNVADLDRWLDAVIDASDLTAADLDAILAPPRH, from the coding sequence ATGGCGAACGGCTACGACGCGACGGTCAAGGAACTGGTCTGGGCCGGCGCCCCGGCCCTGCTGAGGATGCTGGCCGGCGACCGGGTCGCCAGCTTCCTGTCGGCCGAGTTCTCCTCCGTGCGCCAGCGCCGCCCGGACATGGTCGCCGAGCTGGATGGCGGCGGCCTGTTCCACGTGGAGTTCCAGGTCGGCCGCGAGGACATGGCCTGGCGCATGCTGGAATACTACGCCCTGATCTCCCGGCACCACGGCGGCGCCCCGGTGACCCAGCTGGTGCTCCATCTCGGCGAGCGCGGCGAGGACGGCCCGCCCGGCATCCGCCACCCCAACCTGACCTTCCGCTACGAGGTGCGCTACATCGCCGACCTGGACGCCGGGCCGCTGCTCGACAGCCCGGCGCCGGAGGACGCGGTGCTGGCAATCCTGTGCCGATGCGACGATATTAGGGAGCGCGTCCGCCGCATCCTGGCCCGCCTCGCCCCGCTGCCCCGGCGCGAGCGCTCGGACGCCGCGGCCAAGCTGCTGATCCTGTCCCAGTTGCGCAGGGCGACCCCGGTCGTCAAGGAGGAGTTGGAGACTATGGCGATCCAGTTCAACATCAAGGAACACCCTTACCTCAGCGAGATCTTCGCCCAAGGTTTGGAGGAGGGCAAGGCCGAGGGCGAGGCGAAAGGCCGGGCGGAAGCGCTCCTCCGGCTGATCGAGCGCCGCCATGTCGCCGTGTCGGAGGAAACCGGGCGCCGCATCCGCGCGGGGAATGTTGCCGACCTCGATCGTTGGCTGGACGCCGTCATCGACGCCTCCGACCTCACCGCGGCCGATCTCGACGCCATCCTGGCCCCGCCGCGCCACTGA
- a CDS encoding GntR family transcriptional regulator: protein MTDALVEPAGRIARRSLHDEVVERVRGLVLEGELAPGSRVPEKQLCEQFGISRTPLREALKVLASEGLLELLPNRGAVVTKLTARDVDEMFEVMGALEALSGELACARIGDAGISAIRALHERMVEHYRRGELPDYFRLNQRIHESIMDASGNATLRTLYDGLATRIRRARYMANMSDARWKQAVDEHEEILALLERRDGVGLGAALRRHLSNKCEVVKAAFTD, encoded by the coding sequence ATGACCGACGCGCTGGTGGAACCGGCCGGCCGGATCGCGCGGCGCTCGCTCCACGACGAGGTGGTCGAGCGGGTGCGGGGGCTGGTGCTGGAGGGCGAGCTGGCGCCGGGCAGCCGGGTGCCGGAGAAGCAGCTGTGCGAGCAGTTCGGCATCTCGCGCACGCCGCTGCGCGAGGCGCTGAAGGTGCTGGCCTCGGAAGGACTGCTGGAGCTGCTGCCCAACCGCGGCGCCGTGGTGACCAAGCTGACCGCCCGCGACGTGGACGAGATGTTCGAGGTGATGGGCGCGCTGGAGGCGCTGTCGGGCGAACTGGCCTGCGCCCGGATCGGCGACGCCGGGATATCCGCGATCCGCGCCCTCCACGAGCGCATGGTCGAGCATTACCGGCGGGGCGAGCTGCCGGACTATTTCCGGCTGAACCAGCGCATCCACGAAAGCATCATGGATGCGTCCGGGAACGCCACGCTGCGCACCCTGTACGACGGCCTCGCCACCCGCATCCGCCGCGCCCGCTACATGGCGAACATGTCGGACGCAAGGTGGAAGCAGGCGGTGGACGAGCACGAGGAGATCCTGGCGCTCCTGGAGCGCCGCGATGGCGTCGGCCTGGGAGCGGCGCTGCGGCGGCACCTGAGCAACAAATGCGAGGTCGTGAAGGCGGCGTTCACGGATTAG